In Brachypodium distachyon strain Bd21 chromosome 5, Brachypodium_distachyon_v3.0, whole genome shotgun sequence, the genomic window gccatcctcctcttcctcacgCCTCCTAGTCCTTCTTCCCCCTCCGCCGAGCTCCATGAGCCGGAGCCGGCAGCGGCCAAGATGGCGGCCATCTACCTGGGCCTGGGCGTCCTCATCGGCTTCGACAACCTCATGTACTCCTACGCGCTGCAGTACCTCCCGGTCTCCACCTTCGCGCTCCTGGCCGCCACGCAGCTCGCCTTCAACGCCATCACCTCGCGCCTCATCAACGCGCAGCGCTTCACGGCGCTCATCGCCAACTCCGTCGTCGTGCTCACCTTCTCCGCCACGCTGCTCGGcgtcggctcctcctccgacggcaccggcaccggctcCAGCAACAACAACCTCCCACGGGACAAGTACACGGCCGGATTCATCCTCACGCTGACGGCATCGGCCACGTTCGCGCTCATCCTGTCGCTCTTCGAGGCGACCTTCGAGAAGGTGGTGAAGCGCAGGACGTTCCGGTGGGTGCTCAAGGTGCAGCTGTGCACGAACCTGGTGGCGACCGCGGTGTCGTTGTGCGGGCTGTTGGCGTCCGGTGAGTGGCGGACGGTGCCGGGGGAGATGGCGGCGTTCCGGGACGGGAGGGCGCGGTACGTGGCCACGCTGGTCGGCACGGCTGTGTCCTGGCAGGCCATGTCGGTGGGCTCGCTCAGGCTGATCACCAGGGTGTCGTCGCTGTTCGCCAACGTGACGGGAACCGTGGCGCTGCCGCTCGTGCCGGTGTTCGCCGTGGTTCTGTTCGGGGACAGGATGACGGGGATCAAGGCCGTGGCCATGCTCATGGCCGTCTGGGGGTTCCTCTCGTACGTGTACCAGCACTACCTGGATGGCCGGCGCGCGGCCGAGGGGAGGAAGACGGGAGCGGCGGAGTGCGGCGTCTGCGCGGCGCGCGGCCGAGGCGAGGCCGTTTTGCACGCTTGAGAATTGCTCCCTAGACGAGCGAATATGAAATAGGAGTAGTACTAGGATGGATGCGTGTATGGAGGCCTCTGCGTTATGCATCGCTGCTCATGGACGCGCGTGCGGCAGGATGGGTTTATTACACTTCCAAGTTGCGAAACATTGCAAACAAATTCGTACGCGTGCAACTTCTCTATATACTTTTTGCGATGAAGTCGTGCGTATACATCGACGAATTGAAATTGCATGCGTTTTGTCTATGCCCAGCTTTCGCAAGCATAGGCTGGCCAATGGAAAC contains:
- the LOC100827250 gene encoding probable purine permease 11 isoform X1; translated protein: MLLGCEEQQEELRVQPAILTFCTKNFQSDLHSNMAHAQELQLQIRGTGIPEHEPGHGENGAAAPKAAAAAEAEHRRSARCSVRWWLTVAVDMLVVLTAQTVATLLNRLYYTSGGNSKWLSTLTQSGGSPLLAILLFLTPPSPSSPSAELHEPEPAAAKMAAIYLGLGVLIGFDNLMYSYALQYLPVSTFALLAATQLAFNAITSRLINAQRFTALIANSVVVLTFSATLLGVGSSSDGTGTGSSNNNLPRDKYTAGFILTLTASATFALILSLFEATFEKVVKRRTFRWVLKVQLCTNLVATAVSLCGLLASGEWRTVPGEMAAFRDGRARYVATLVGTAVSWQAMSVGSLRLITRVSSLFANVTGTVALPLVPVFAVVLFGDRMTGIKAVAMLMAVWGFLSYVYQHYLDGRRAAEGRKTGAAECGVCAARGRGEAVLHA
- the LOC100827250 gene encoding probable purine permease 11 isoform X2 gives rise to the protein MLLGCEEQQEELRVQPAILTFCTKNFQSDLHSNMAHAQELQLQIRGIPEHEPGHGENGAAAPKAAAAAEAEHRRSARCSVRWWLTVAVDMLVVLTAQTVATLLNRLYYTSGGNSKWLSTLTQSGGSPLLAILLFLTPPSPSSPSAELHEPEPAAAKMAAIYLGLGVLIGFDNLMYSYALQYLPVSTFALLAATQLAFNAITSRLINAQRFTALIANSVVVLTFSATLLGVGSSSDGTGTGSSNNNLPRDKYTAGFILTLTASATFALILSLFEATFEKVVKRRTFRWVLKVQLCTNLVATAVSLCGLLASGEWRTVPGEMAAFRDGRARYVATLVGTAVSWQAMSVGSLRLITRVSSLFANVTGTVALPLVPVFAVVLFGDRMTGIKAVAMLMAVWGFLSYVYQHYLDGRRAAEGRKTGAAECGVCAARGRGEAVLHA